Sequence from the Diadema setosum chromosome 18, eeDiaSeto1, whole genome shotgun sequence genome:
CGTTGTTGGACTCATATCATCTAATTTAgattatatacatttttgtttattttctttttcttttagagTTAGGATCTAATTTGGCAAATTCTTTCCTGATAACATCGCTTAAAGAGATTTCGAGAGAATAGCCATAATAGCTATATAGTTTGTAATTCAGTGTGACTAATTTGACTGCTACCTTTCTTTATTGATTTACATAATTGTTtatactttttattttatttgataaTAAGAAAACCCTGAACAAAAAAGTATTTCAACACgtaagagattttttttctctccaaagGAGCTGATATCATGAGCCGAGAAATGTCTTCTGGAAATGCTGTGACACTAATTGTCGCCTCAGAGAACAGTAATTATATTTGAGTACCCGAAGCGAGGCAGAAATCAATTTGTCAAATTCGTGATGGAATGCCATACCTGATTAAGAATCAACGATTGCAGTCGCAATCCTTGTGTTTTAATAGACAGTGTCAATATTATCGAGATaaaaatattctttgttttgtgctCTCGCATGCAAGGCATGTACACTACATATAAGTCATTGTTAATATGCTGATGCATTCGATATCATCCGTTTTGAACCTGTAAAGTGAGAATGCAATTCAGTCTTGAATAATGAAGGGGCAGAATGGTGAGCCAAGTAGAGGAAAGGAAtgaaaacgaaatgaaaatgacaatgaaaaagataaagaaaaatgacaatgtctgtATTATTTTGACGGCATATCATTAAGTGAAGGATGTTAGTTTGTACTGCTTGTCTTCACAGTGTTTATGGTCCGCCGGGTCGTATGCCTTTATTCTCAGTATATAATCAAAGAGTTCGTGGCAGCCTCCGTAAACAAGCGTCTAGTGTGTCTGCTATGTTTAGTCTCGATTTTTGAAGAGTAATCAACTGTGAAAGCGACGACAATAAACCATGACCTTGCCGCATTATGTTTCTTTCCCAAACCGACCGAAAGAAGGGAGCCGAAATTATTTCCCGCTCAGCAATTATGTCGATGATTTTCTAGCCGGGCAGACATAAGTTACTTAACAATCCCATCGCATTCGTTCTCGTTCATTACAGCAGATGTAATTTGTCTTGTGTGTGGCGGGGAAATATCAAACATCGCCAGCTAAGTTATGATAATATGAATGAGACATTACATCTCTGAAGTATGTTAAAGAGAAAATATCACACCTAAGCTTTGCGACTCTCACTACCAATGACCCAAACCACGAATATCTCAATTCAACACCTGCTCCGAATGAAAGCTGAAGCATTGGATAATCTCTGCATCTttgcgccaaaaaaaaaaaagaaaaaaaaagaaaaaaatcagggTATTAGGACAGCAACTATaatcagaaatgaatgaaacaatttCGAAGGACCCTTCCCACGTCATCTCCAAGTCATCTCCATGTCTGTTGAAAGAACATtagaggagagaaagaaatcATCTTTCCGAGAAAGTGGTGAATTAAACGAAGTGCGTTAGCATGTAGAGTCAGTGTACTGCTCAGTATAGTGACGTCATAATCACATGGCCAAGGCATTTCTCATGGGTTCTCCATAATGGTTTATTATGTCAAATGATTTTCCGACATAAACATTGATGGTGCTAACTTTTACGTTATTTGACTTTTATTTCTACTGTGATTTTGTTTGCTATCGTCTCATTCCTCCTTTCAGATACATCGTTGTATTAAAGGGGAACTCCAGACGATTTTtcttaatttcacatcatgtagtgtGACCTACATAAAcatgcatgttccctcgccatgacttttgttagtcacatttatatcacagaaacatgcaagttgtgctgagtcgaggggaaagTGCATTCCACTGTTTGTgttgttgagggtatcataaatcaacacaaatcaacatgcatttgtatttcagaGAGCCTTTAATGCGCAACGTATATCAGGAGATAAAATGAGTTCGCTCCCTCATTGTTAGGTGAGCAATTTAAGTGGAGTAGTGCTGAGTGATTTGCACCAAAAACGTCGTCATCAAAATAATGCTTCTCGATCAGATGGTGGGACAGTTTTGTGCAATGCGTTGGATATCCAGTCATTAGAGATATCATCTCTGTGGTCAGAAACGATCTAGCCGTTTGTAATAGCCCTTATCAAATTCGAACATGGAAATAGCATCCCGCTCAGGGGAACATTCGTTTTTAACATCTAATGGAACGTCGTCGCCCGTTGAGGGCGGTAACGACCTTACCGTCTTGCATGTTGCTTCACCCGATACTGGAGCGCTGATGAATCGTTGTGATGAGAGGGCGAAATTAAGAAACCCAACGCGAACAATCGCGAATTGCAATTGCAGATCAGCAAGTTCGTGTAATGAAGTCTGGTATTCAATGTTTCTGATTCCTCCGAGGGAGATTGCTCAAcatcaatcacacacacacacaaaagataaTACCTGCTGGAATAGACATTGCTTGTACTATTTTTATTAAGCTATGCGCTCCAGGATGGGCAATGGTAATCATAGAATTAATTACAACTGTCTAGAGCACGAAAAGTCCAACGGATCAGTATTTTAACATCTTTCTGTCTTTATTCAGTTCAAAGTACGATTACCCTTAATCACTATAGAATAGCAACAGTCCTTTGTTAATGCAAAattataaaataaaagaaatgtgttaaGTTACTCTTATTAGGACGATCATCACAACATCGAACCATGGGACGTTCTTTATCGATGACGTCACACTGTATGTATGTCATACATTTGACAATGTTTGAAGGATACTGTTCGGATGGTTGGTCTCTTTCCATCCCCACCAAACTCTCTTACATCTTTCCCAACTCTGGGCTTCAAGTCTATCAGCATTTAATTCTGTGTAATCATAGAATAGCGGTATGTCCATGTGAATAATATAcaatatctatctacctatctacctatctatctatccatctatccatctatctatctatttatctatctatctgcctttctatatgtatatgaataatgATCTGAATATATCCATACATGTACACCTACACGGATTAATAACTATTCTGTTCAAGAATAGTTTGAATATGTTAATATATTGAGGTTTAACATATCCTGCGCATGGTAGATGTAATCATGTTCTGTTTTGAAAAactcaaacaacaacaacaacaacaacaacaacaacaacaacattactTTGCATTGTGTTTCCTTTCATTACACTACTCAATCTAGTTTCAATGTATGGGGCATCTAGCTacgtcaacatttttttttttctcgaaaaatTATTTGAGATTCGGTCGAGATTTCACTGTATCCTCCGCTGATCTCATGATTTTCTGCCTGCATGTTTTTATGTCTTCTTGTTTGTaacgtctctctctctctctctacctctgtTTTCTATTTATcatattctttctcttcctctcttttcatctatttaatattctctctctctctctctctcctctttatATCTGTAATGATactttctatctatttctctcttcgTTATCCTTTCTCCTCGTGACATTGTTTCGTCATAATCATTCTTTCTCCATTCAATTCGTATTTTTCTCATCATCTGTCTTTACCCgtctcccctcccctctctcatTCTGTCTTAATTCCTCACTCCCAGTTCGTTGATCTGTCCCGTCTTCGCTATCTTCCTTTATTCActaattttctctttctcatgcAGCTAATTCATTTGATTCATTTGGGGGTTGGCGTCAAAATCCTATTTCGCAGCTGATTGCATTACTTAAGCAAATGCAGCTCTCGTGTATACACTGCAATACAGTATTCCAGTCTGACGGAGCTGGAATAATCAGGCAGCCAGCGTGACTTGGTGAAGAAAAAACCCCCCACAAAAACATGAGCGAGGACGGTGAAAGTTGATTACCTCCTCAAGACAAGTGCATTAAGTCAGTGAAAAGGGCCCCGGAGGCAAAAATGATCATGTCACATATCTTACGGCAGACGTAACGTCTCTTGACAAGCTAGACGGAAATGCCATCTTCGAGAGATGGACCCACCAGCCGGGGATAGGTCGAGCCCCCCGTACGTATACGCTATGCTCTCTCGTCTGACACACCTGCGGGGTATGCTTCTTCCGCCTCCTCAACGGCAGTCAATAAACATCATTGGCACGCACGCTCGCGCGCGAgcggagaggggaggggggggggggggggaaggagatGTATTTCAGTGTCATACCAGCTGCTGTAGAGAAGCGTTAATAGCATTAAGACTGGCGATAAGTCAGAGGGATGATGGTGTGTTCCGCTTGTGTCAAAAGACCTTATTCATGTAATATTTAGTAATGTATCCTGTTTGAGGGGAAACCGAGCGGCGCCGTACAAGAGTGCATGAAGCAAATGCAAAAGTTTATATTTGAGGTTCCTCCTTCAAACTAATATTGCCTCCTTGcacacttaaaaaaataaatgtataataGTTTTAAAGGCCAATGAATTCCACACGTAAGGAGAAATAAAGTGCACATAATTATTACTCATATCAGTAGTTTTCATGTGAGGGAATGGAGGCTGTTATAACAGAAAATAGCGGTGTAGATGTATTAGTAAGAGAATTGAGTAAGAGAGTAAAGGTAAGAGAATAAATTGGTGATATAGTTATGATTAGAATTCACTAGCTCCTCTCGCTGACGAAGgggtatattttgttttctttccaacagaCACTCTATGCCTTTGTGCAatattatctttttatctatcagTCTGAATTTCCTTATAGATGTATTGTCATCATTAAgttcgtgtgtatgtgtgcgtgtgtgtgtgtgtgtgtgtttagaagGGAATTCCAATTAACTTCATCGTTCCTATTTAGACGAATTTGACAGAGTTAGCTATATTATAGTATTTCATCCATCTGGTGAAACAAATGTTACCAAAATCATTGGGAATAAATTCCGTCTGAGGCATAAATAAAAAGCATATGAAGATACATTTACATGCTAGTTTTATGTTGTAACGTTGATTTCGCACAGGCGACATTGtcatgttttgtattgtggtttgcttatttgttttatttgctttttagTCCTTGTCACGATGTGATGAGCTAAGCAAATACAACTTTAACAAGCTCTTTCTCAGCAAAACACGAACGACAGCTTTGACATCATGCTGTAGCATCTCATCGGTTTAATAATACTTCAAAATGACATGCAACAAGCACATCAAAATACGTGATATGATGGCACTCTTTCTCTAATGGGTAAAGACGACCACTGTCATTTCTGATGGTGATGCAGCGCATTGTGCCAGACAGCCGCAGAAATAATAATTCAGTCCATACGGCTGAAATAGTTATTAGGTCGACGGGGTAAATTTGATTCGCTTCTCTCTCCCTCAGCAAATAAACCTAATATGATTGATAACCGCCTGACTTCTTGGCTGCATAACTTAAAACCATAGACCATAGACTAGAACCGTCGCCTGATACGACACACAGAAGCCGATGTCTTGTTAGGGCCCAGTGCGTAGAAAAACATCGTAAAGCCTTCCTGGTTGAGCGCCCTCACGCGTCATTAGCCGCAAATTTACACCAGGTAGAAATTTGAGTTGAAGGAGCGCAGTAAAACAAATTTTGACAAGGCAGGAAGATACGGACAACTATGTCTGCTAGTCAGTAAGGCATCTAAGTAAGTGAAGtggcaatatattttttttttttttattcagatgATTAACTATCATTATACGGTAATGATCACGCGACTTTGACATTGTGTAAGTTATACTCCTTACTTATGTAAATTGTGACTAAACCCTCATTAAATCAGAACATCGTTCTAGGACCAATATCAAGATTATCAAAATGATTACATTTGTTTGCATTTTGCGAATGCATATGGGGCTTTATATGTGTCACCGTTAGTATACGTGATCAGTACTGAGGTCCCATCAGGGTACAAACTCAAAGgatacaataattttttttttctctcgacttaatttcatttttccccgTCATATCATCAAAATACATGGAAGTACGAAGGAAGTGGATATAATATTTTGCTATCAGTGTCTCTGTCGACTTGTTGTTTCGGGTTTCAGcatatttcaacaaaacaaccttatatatatttcatttgaagCTTGTTCTTCTTCcttaaatacaaataatcagTGTTCTTGCGGTATTTGTGATTGATTATCCAATCACTTGAATCTCTTAATCATACACATGTAATTATACACATAGCTCATGCAGTGTTTGTTTGAAAAAGTCAATAATGTTATCAGGGATGCTGTGTGTGGACCCATATCAACCGCATATGGAGATAATTCGTCCATACAAGAAAATTATATCAAAAGCAAATGCGATATAATCGAGCAAATTTAAGCTGATTTTCACGCTCATAAGTAATCAAGGATAAAAGCATTAATTTCGCGTGAAATGCTGCCAATACTCTTTCCCCTTGAACAGGTTTACTTATAAAAGAAATAGATTTAGTCATTGATTTTGGAGactaaaatatgtataatatttacacggcgattcttttttttttttctggactcAGTCCGAGACTATCAACAATGGAAATGAATGCTTGCGTCActtcaatttaattcatttatcattttgtttacgCACCATTAATGATAAACAGTTTGCGACGTGCATGTGCACTACAAACCTCGCTGATTTCATTTTGAGTTCCTGGACAATGATCTTTGAGAAAATTGCGCTGATGTGAGGACttgattctgtgtgtgtgtgtgtgtgtgtgtgtgtgtctgcgcgGGCTCCTGCCAGGAAATTAACCATATCCTTTGTTCTGcatcaaaaataataaaattttttattcaaagaaaTGTCGTCATAAGTCTttcttaaactttttttttcttctttcccgAGATTTACCCGTAGGATTATCTTACTTCTGTTATTTTAGTCTATATAGAAATAGAAGAGGCATTTCATCTTCGTACTGATTAGCAAATTTGTCTAATTTAACAAGAATCATTAATCAAcgcaataacaaaattaatgtaaggTGTGTATTAACAATGTTGTGAATGTTAACAATGTTCGAAATGGATTAGGTAATATgggtttttcaaattcatgacattcttccgtcgagatgttttcattgcaactgactgagAAATTAACgtatatttacgtcgatgtagggccaTTTTTCAATCAGTTGCGAAATGTGTTTTGTATGAAACAGTATTAacagtacaataatgatgatcataatacaaaatctattattatcattactatatgtcattatcattatccttaTTTGGTAAATGCAACCCTTAAAATACATATTTCTGCTCTCGTTCTCATGTTCATGCCAGCATTTTGTTAATAACTTTTCTATTTTGTGGTTTTTCTTGTCTTTAGTATTAGACACAAAAAAGTGCAGACTTAATGCTAATCTCAGACGATCATAATTTACATCTGGTGCAATTTTATGAAGTTTTTACGCATATCATGATGCCATGGAGGCATAGGGAAAACATGATAtgatatatcatttatataagTACAAAGTGGTTACGTAAACATTAGAAGTTCGAGTATAGGTCGATGGCATACAGTTGCACTATGAAGCTGTGTCTCCTCCACTGATTATTATCAACATGATGAATTTGTGCGAGTAATTTTAGACATAGAAGATATCATTAAATGTTGACTTTCTAAAAATCCAGTCtctttaaaattcattttcGTGCGCTTAAACTGATCTTATTCATCCCGTCCACCCTGTGCATGCTACGACCTACTTGATCTTTCGCAAATTACTGTTATAGTGCAAGGCAATGCACTTTATTTTATAATTcaatcttcattttcaactcattagcgtataaaatatatgttaacaTTAGCAATCATATACCGAAGTACAGACATAAGACAGTGAAGACATGGAGAGattatggggaaaaaaaaagaacgggaAAAACAGATAGTATAAGCTGACAGTAGGCAAACAAGAGAACATAAGCTTGATATCAAAGTTCTGTGTGCAGCAATCGGAAAGTATTTCGTGTGTAGAAAACCAAAATAGACTTGTTATAATTGTTGTGACACATACCCTAAAATATAATCATTGATAAAAGCTCATAAAAGTAATTAATACCACATTATTTcttacaaaaaaaggaaaataccaTTGATACAATAATACACAAATAAAAGCGAATACGCAAGCTAGCTGAGAGCTTGTCTTGATAATCTGAAACTTCAGCGAATTTTGTATAATCAGCAGTGATCATTATATAGATTCATCTCTCGCTAAATACATCGCATGTACCACAGCCGTTATGGAAGGAATCGCTGAGCAACGAAAGCAGATACATTAGACATTTAACAGGATTGTCAACGAGCCATCGAGCCAGTGATATACATCAAAGTTGAGACACATCGTCATAAATGCAGACAACTTGGGTGTTGATAGTGATTTATTCCCTATTTTGCTTGAGCACAAGTGGATAATCATTATTTCTgtccaatattttgcaatgATCGTTTCACATCGAACACCCCCAATAATTCCAATTACACTGtaatactttttgaaaaaaaatgcattctttaGTGTTATATAGGTATTTGCATAAATAATGAAATGTTATACCAATTTTCAGATCCACTGatagaaaatgacatttttggaTAACTAAAAGTTTTCCGATTTTCGAATATCAAAGTCCAAGAATTTCAAATACTatttaaagttgttttttttttaaagaaatatgttatgttttgaGTTGATATTTTGCGATGAACCTTTGTACTCTTATCTGCGTCTGAATATGCTAGGTCGGTTCTGACTGCTTGGGACTGGATTGCTTACCGTTGTGCTATGAACTAGTTGCTATTGTTATTGCTTTTGACGTTCAAAAAGGGGACAATATATATCACTGGAAATTGTTCGAACATAAATCAGAAAAGCAACGCTCGGGGACTCGTAAGGTCTTGATAAATGGATAAAATGtataataaacaaatatatagataaatgaataaatacatgaatagatATATAGCTACATAAATTCATGAACActttagataaataaacaaatagataaagtGATGAAATAGTCGGAGTGTGATTATTCATCAACGCAATGAGCATTTTGGGTACTAATTACTTATAAGAATATCTTCCGAACAGTCGCAGTGTATACCCATAAACGAAGGCAACAAGGTGAAATACTGCCCTCTCTTGTCGATATAATGAAGCACCCTAAAAAAACAATGATGGATTTATTTGCAAGTCATGTATTGATGTCTGGAAGAAAAGTGACATCGGGAAATATGTCTTGATCAAACGCGTTCTCTCTGGTGCCTTTgtaatgtgattaaaaaaatggcACGTTCTAAACAATATTAAGATTACATAagtactttccttttttttcaggtattaaattttgttatttattcCTGCAGAGTAGTGCCGTGTTTATTAACATGGGAGCTTTACCATTgataacacaaaatgatatgttgGAATGAGTATCATCTGGCTGGGGCACGGCATCAAAACGCATGGAAAAAACAGTGATGTATTATGAATTTGCTCACGTCTTTTCAAGTCATGCATACATTTATTGTCATTAGAGTGGTAACGAtatatttgttgttttcttttctttctttcttcatgcACAGGTTACGGAAATATAGCACCGGTCACCCCGGGAGGGCGTGTGTTTTGTATGGTGTACGCTGTCTTTGGAATAGCCCTGTTGCTCCTCGTCTTAGCCAGCATAGGTACGCTACTAGCCCGAGGGGCGACACTGACCTACCGCCGAATGCATACTATGATCCAGGCGGCACGGGGAGAAGGTCCCGAGGAAAAGACCTACCAGCGAGATCGCCGCTCGCAGGAGATCATCGACGAGATTTGGAAGCCACCGGCGGACAAGCAAGCCGACGGAGACGCGCCCATTCACGTGGTCGAACTAGAAGGCAAAGGGAAGAACGGCGAGAGTGGAGGCACGGCGCGGAAACGACGGACgaaggaggaggaagacgaACCCCCAGCACCGGAAGAACCACAGATTCCGCTCTTTATCGTCCTCGTGTTCGCCTTCCTGTACATCTGCTTCTTGGCCCTGCTCCTGAGAGTATGGGAAGACCAGTGGGACTACTTCGAAGCCTTCTACTTCTCTTTCATCACGCTAACCACCATCGGTTTCGGAGACCTAGTTCCCATTCATCAAAAGAACCTCCTCGGGTGTACTTTCTTCATCCTGCTAGGTATGGCTATCATGTCCATGTGCATAGCTCTGGCCCAGGAGTTGATTATTCAAAAGGTCTCGTGGCTCAGTAAAAAGATCGGGGTTGCGTTTGCAAACAAGCGGAAAGGCTCCGCCGACGAGGAGAGCTCCTAACGCGCGTGGAGATCAGAGCAAGCTCCGGTTGTGCGCGTTCGGTCATTCTACGCGCTCTTCGAATCCACGGGGCTGAGAGGACACGCAACGAACGTCAAGTTTCGCGTAAACCGTGCAATCGCTGGCCTTCGAAACTGAACGCAGCTTCATATTTGTTTACGTTAACGATTATTGATTGGACACGGATTCAGACTAAGACGTGTGGTCAGAATGAGTTTGCGAACGAGTCTGTTTGCATTCTCTGCAACTAGATGTCCAGTGACCGAGCCACAATAATCCCATGGTGGTAGGGCAGAGCATCAACGGAACATATCGCGCAGGAACGTTTTACGCCCTGGAGCTGCAAAGCAGGAGACGAAATAGTTTGACGCCGTGGATGTGTTGTGTTCGGATGCACATTTAGTGTGACTTAGTACTTTACCATTGGTTCATCTGCAAatgacaaaacacaaaaacaaaaacaagtgatGACTTTTAAAGTGCCTGACTATAACAGTGTCACCTGCTCATGTCGGGTTCAGCTGAATATTGGTGGTGTATCAAAGCGAGAGATTTACACGGAAAATATTCTCCGCAATAGTCATACGCTCCATATAATTATCTACTTGGTCAAGGTGTTTCGCTTTGACATATAAGAGACATTGCACGTGTGGAAGTCGTATCATCTTCAAAGGCTGTAGTCAggctgaactttgacctttttttACACGAGGGTATTCCTCCTCGCAGAAGACTCCAACGTCGCCATCCGTACAATTACACTTACTGTGGACTTACGAAACGAGGTTATGTTTTAATACGCAGATGAACCATCTCCAAACTGCATTACAAACGTTATTGGACTATCAATCAATTAAACTtgatctcttttctttttgaaaacacaaatgcatgacTTGCCGTGACTTCAACACGTTTGCCAGTTAGGTTTAAGCTGCTCTGAAATTTTtattctatctttctttcttttttcttgattatTCTGTTCTCaatttattcatcttttcatTCATGTTGGCCGGAAGTATTGCCCTGTAATGTATTTCGTTGTGGAAGGCTGACTGTGGAACGAAGACATTTTCCTCCAAAGACAGTGTGTGCTTaattttatcttatttgtatCGATATTTATACGTTTTGATATCACATATCTGCAGTGGCGCTTTCATAATAACGACTGGACGACACTGACACATTGCGCGTGAAATGCACGATATCCTACATGTGTGATGTATACATTGCCGTCTCAATAAGTGATAATTAAAGTTGTATGAAAACTTGAATTACAGCAATGTTCTTTTTATGAACAGTCTGTGACGTATTTCATTTAGGAATGGTCAAAAAACATTCATATTCCATATTGCACGTCATAGAATGTGAGAGACAGAATGGTAAGTGGTCTCACTCATCACATTGTGAGCACTTCTTTGTAgcactttggtgaaaatcatTAATACGGGCATGCAAACGTTCAATCTACGAATCATCCACCTCATCGACATGCACGGGCTCAGATATTGTAAGCAAAATCAAAGACagaaacacactcacacacacacacaaacacacacacacacagttcaaCGTGCAATCATAAACAGACGTACCTCATGCATGTTTGTAGCGGATCTTCGTGCGTAATTGTGGctcagaagaaaaataatacattattacaCTGATGGCAGGGGAAATGAAACGTAATCAAACAGAAGAGAATTAGAAAATAGTTTACAATGATGAGCCATTATTTAAAATTGGGCGCGCTCGGTTTCAGTgcgcattttttcttttttttttaatgtaatggTGATATGGATCCTTGGCTGACCACGtgatcagtttttcattctgacTGTATAAAGCTGTTAGCTTCTTATGACCAATAATAACCACCGCTCGTCCGCACTAAGCCGCATTGCCTGTGTAGTCCAAATGCATCGTAGTTGTTACCTTGCATGAATTCTgattaaggacagattctgaaagagcagactttaagctttgaaatgatgtataattcaattcaaatgcactctcctaacccatctaaatattggaaagaaagctcacactcttgaaaagtgtgaattaagaaaaggctctgaagccaagccgtgctagctatgcaatgagtgagaaaaaaagaaaggaacgTAAaccacaaaggaaaacaaagaaggaattatcaaattaaactgaatttaAGCATGTACcattagcaca
This genomic interval carries:
- the LOC140242077 gene encoding potassium channel subfamily K member 18-like, producing MGDYFEPPSGEYSLERVNHTPRGIEFVPPNVEDYNLTPHAPPYDAATGDYPVDGEYSDQEEEEEEEEEEEQPPAFPPEPSMLRIVLHHCLTNGGLIIFLIAYTCMGAVVFQRLEGPAEENAVETTRLERLDHRNLFLRKMKNISHWADVDESQWWRRASRHLKGYEDELGVVVLRDKEKFQSSWNFYGSMFFATTILTTIGYGNIAPVTPGGRVFCMVYAVFGIALLLLVLASIGTLLARGATLTYRRMHTMIQAARGEGPEEKTYQRDRRSQEIIDEIWKPPADKQADGDAPIHVVELEGKGKNGESGGTARKRRTKEEEDEPPAPEEPQIPLFIVLVFAFLYICFLALLLRVWEDQWDYFEAFYFSFITLTTIGFGDLVPIHQKNLLGCTFFILLGMAIMSMCIALAQELIIQKVSWLSKKIGVAFANKRKGSADEESS